A region of the Apium graveolens cultivar Ventura chromosome 6, ASM990537v1, whole genome shotgun sequence genome:
TCACCACCTTGTAACCAGTTTCTGAAAATTTCCCTAGGCTAATTATATTATTACACAAAGACGGGATATAGAATACCTCTCGGAGTTCACGTTCTTCTCCATTCTTGCACCGTAATCTTACAGCCCCATTTCCCTTGATTTCAACGAGAGACCCATCTCCGAATTTGACTTGGCCAGTAACACTTTTGTCCAGAGTTTTAAATTTGGATCTTTGCCCCGTCATCTGATTACTCGCTCCGTTGTCAAGATACCAGACATTCGATTCCCATGAATTTTGGTCACTATTCGAGCTCAACTTTGGCACAACTTTATCCTCCTTCAGAAGCATCAAGTTCTCTTTCTTTGTGTCAAGTTCTGTCAATAGTAAAGCAGGCTCATCATCATCTACTTGTGCCATGTTGGCTTCAGGTCTTGTCTCTTTGTCATGTCTGGGCCTACGACACTCTGCTGCATAGTGGCCGTATACATGGCAATTATAACACTTTATTTTTGTCTTGTCACGACCAGTACATCCACCTTCCTTACTTAGGCTTTTCTGGTTCGAGAATGAACTTCCATTTCCTCTGTGAGCCCCCCTGGACCATTCCTCTCTCGTCATTAACAACTTCCCTTCACTAGCTTCTCGTTTTGCCCTTTCATCCTCTGTAAGAAGAAGTTGACTGTTGTTGCCTTCAGATTGTCCCTTTAATCTTTCTTCATGCGCCTTCAACGAACCCACAGTTTCTTCTATGGACATTTCTTCTACATTTCCAAATTGCTCGATCTTTGATCCAATTTGTAGAAATTTTGTTGGAACGGCACGAAGTACTTTCTTTACCACGTAGCTCTCCTCAGCCTCCTCTCCAAGCGCTCTTATATTTGTCACTAAGCTGTTTAATTTCATACAGAATTAATCGACTGGTTCTGTATCTTTCATGCTCATAGATTCAAATTCTGCTTTCTGAGTCAGCACTCTTGCTTTCTTGACTCTATCTGCACCAATACGCATAGTCTTTATGGCGTCCCAGACCTCCTTAGCTGTCTCTTTCTCCGCCAATGACAGCAAAATATCTTCAGGTATACCTTGTTAAATCACTTCCAAAGCTACTTTGTCTGTTCTCTCCTCCACTGGTGACTTAGGATCCTTTGGTTCGATTGCTTCCCACACTTCGTGAGCTTGCATATTAACCTTCAACTTTAAGGACCACGCTGCGTAATTGCTTTTAGCCGACATTGGATAACTCAGACCTACTCCGCAATCTTTCACCTTATTTGTTTCCGTTGCTGTAGCCTTAGGCATATATTTGGGCATTCAATGTGTaccaagctctgataccaaatctTGTTCTGCAGAATGCCCagttacaaatatatatataaagctACTTTGATAAAACTAGAAAACAAACACTTGTACGGGAAGTTCTAATTTTTTATTCAATGACTGCATAGATACATAAATATAGAAAGTTGAAAGCAACATGTACTAGAAAATAGGAGCCACTAAACAACTATCCTACAATCTCTCTACTACTGAACTTTATTCCATGACTCTCCTGATATAACTCAACTACCGCAAGACCTGGTCCAACAAAGCTGTTAACCAAAGAAAAACAGAATCAAACTATTATTATTAAGACAAGAATTAGATTAAACCTAACAATCTCCCTCATAATCCAAGCTTGTCGTGTTAACTCCTTGACACCCAGTAACTGCCTCATACGCTCAAACTTCACAGCAGAAAGTGCCTTATTCAAAACATCATCCATGAAACATTGGATTTTTGGCCAGATCAATGGCTGACTTGTTGTCTACCACTGAACTTTATTCCATGACTCTCCTGATATAACTCAACTACCGCAAGACCTGGTCCCACAAAGCATTAGATTAAACCaaagaaaaacaaaatcaaactatTATTATTAAGACAAGCATTAGATTAAACCCAACACTATTATCACTACCTAAACGGTTCATAATTTCCAGAGTCAGAAAccttatattttattatattaccATATCATGTAGCAAGTAAATTTTATATAGCTTATCAATGATAATCAAATTATATTTATATGTTACCATATCCAAAATCCAAGTGtgttaaaattaatattaataactGTAAAAAGTCTTCAAGATCATTTGTTTGAATCATTTATATATTATTTGTTGTTGATGCACGATTTCCCTAAAGTGATGACAAGACAAAACTTGATCTTTTGTGATGAAGAAGTACGGGACCAAATAAAAACATTTTGTTTTGATATGAGAATCCTATAAAACTCTTCTTTGAAAATTCTCTAAAATTTTTGCAGTCTATCATAAATTTAGGATTTTCCATATATTTACTTCACTAATATGGGCATGAAATGCAGTCAGTCACTATGGGCATGAAATACAGTCAGTCATCATGCAATACATACTGCTTAATTAGAATTAATAAATTCTAGTTAAGAGGAAAATTGccaagaaattgaaaaaaaaaattattcttgATAGGGATACCCAGCTATTTATAAAGATGAATTTGCACGATCATTGAGGAAatgactggtggctttgagaagTAAATGGATGCTCACAACTACAGATCACATAAGAGGAAGAAACATCATTGTTATCCATGTCTTCCCACATGATTTTTCTTTTGCttgtaattttttttgaaattttatatGGTCACTTCATATGTTGAGTTCATATAATTATCTAATTAGAGGTAATTTTAGTCATTTGTGTTTGTTGGTTTAATTAGTGTCTAGTTTAAGAGATCTCCTATATCCAATTGAATTATTACTCAATTATTAGTCCAATTTAGACAAATCTTTTGTTACTATAAATGGGTGGAAAGACAATCACAAACAATAAATCATTGTGTACCCATTTTTCAAATATAGATAACTACtttagaaaatgaaaatagatATTACATGTTGGAAATAATCAAAACATTCTTCCTAGCTGTCTCTTTGGAAGCCACGTTGGTTTGATAGTGAACAAGTCGTAGTGATCGTTGAGGATGTTTAGGAGTTGTTTGAATAAAAGAAGAAGTGGAGATCTTGTAGGAGTCTGTTGCTATTTTTCTGGTAGTTCAGTAGAGTAGTAATTTTGTTTTTATGTAAGTTTCTATTCATTTCCCAGTAAGTAACGAACAACTTAATAAACCTTTGTTTTTCTTTCCGCATATGCTTGCTGTTATAGTCTGAGACCAATACATCAGTTTTGTGCTGGGATTTAATTTCTAcacttggtatcagagcgagTAATCGGCGTATTCCCAAGTATATGCCAAGAACAGTTTCGATGGAGGCAATGAAAAGCAAAGAAGGAACGGTAGCACTAAGCTACCCCATGCTGACGAAAAGCAACTACACAGTATGGGCAATGAAGATGAGAGCATTCATGAGGGCACATGGAATATGGGATGCAATCGAGCCCACAGATCCAAAGGTTGCTGTTGATGAAAAAGTGGACAGGGTAGCGCTTGCAGGTGTGTACCAAGCTATCCCTGATGACATCTTATTGGCAGTGGCCGAAAAGACAACAGCCAAAAGCACCTGGGAAGCAATAAAGATGATGTGTCAAGGAGCAGAGAGAGTCAAGACAGCCAGGATCCAAACTATGAAAACTGTGTTTGAGACCCTGAGGATGAAAGAAACTGAGGGAATTGATGAATTCAGCATGACTCTGAGTGGCTTGGTAACCAATATCCGGGCGTTGGGTAAAACGGTGCAAGAGAGCCATATAGTAAAGAAATTATTGATGGCGGTCCCAAACAGGTTTCTTCAGATAACTTCAGCAATGGAACAATTCGGAAAAATCGATGAGATGTCATTTGAAGAAGCTGTTGGATCTCTGAAAGCACATGAAGAAAAATTACAGGGCAAAGTGGAGAAGGGCATTGGGCAATTGTTACTAACAGAAGATGAGTGGATGAAACGCGAGGCacacactactagaaatatgggatcagacatcgattcggaaccgatgttaaaaaaatctgaaccgatgtcttcgcgtgtgatgttaaatgtcatcagcatttgacatcggttaacagccgatatctattacagtgctatacatcggttttaagattaaatgtgatgtctttgcaataaatttcagcttatattacagtatttctaggtaaatatga
Encoded here:
- the LOC141666112 gene encoding uncharacterized protein LOC141666112 produces the protein MKLNSLVTNIRALGEEAEESYVVKKVLRAVPTKFLQIGSKIEQFGNVEEMSIEETVGSLKAHEERLKGQSEGNNSQLLLTEDERAKREASEGKLLMTREEWSRGAHRGNGSSFSNQKSLSKEGGCTGRDKTKIKCYNCHVYGHYAAECRRPRHDKETRPEANMAQVDDDEPALLLTELDTKKENLMLLKEDKVVPKLSSNSDQNSWESNVWYLDNGASNQMTGQRSKFKTLDKSVTGQVKFGDGSLVEIKGNGAVRLRCKNGEERELREVFYIPSLCNNIISLGKFSETGYKVVMSGEYLWVYDSQGKLLMKVK
- the LOC141666113 gene encoding uncharacterized protein LOC141666113; the protein is MEAMKSKEGTVALSYPMLTKSNYTVWAMKMRAFMRAHGIWDAIEPTDPKVAVDEKVDRVALAGVYQAIPDDILLAVAEKTTAKSTWEAIKMMCQGAERVKTARIQTMKTVFETLRMKETEGIDEFSMTLSGLVTNIRALGKTVQESHIVKKLLMAVPNRFLQITSAMEQFGKIDEMSFEEAVGSLKAHEEKLQGKVEKGIGHKEPK